The Methanofervidicoccus sp. A16 genome has a segment encoding these proteins:
- a CDS encoding glycosyltransferase, which translates to MKIQFLINSLISGGAERVAVNLLNELSKRGYTILLYTLEKDKHYDTDKNILYKSLSNFTGETYSIIRIIYLPVVIIKYFTETLKNKPNILISFLELSNFINIFVGKVLLNKKVIVSIHTNPLIMYPKNTIYGKIHNFLIKLLYPKADRIIVVSKKIKNILSNYYYIPEEKIEVIYNPHHIQNYLKLSEEPIEEKYSEIFKNSFVFINIGRLTEAKGQWFLIRAFKKVVEKHPNAKLIILGEGELREKLEDLIRKLELENNVFLLGVHKNPFKFLRNSQCFVFPSLWEGLPNTLIEALTLNLPIISTDCETGPREILAPELDIEEKINYPYFGKYEILIKPFPRKYIFKDLEEKPLIEQERQLADLMIRIIEDKELRERYSNGLERARDFDVEEVIGRWEEVIR; encoded by the coding sequence ATGAAAATCCAATTTTTAATAAACTCCTTAATTTCTGGAGGGGCGGAGAGGGTAGCAGTAAATCTGTTGAACGAATTATCTAAAAGAGGATATACTATATTATTATATACTTTAGAAAAAGATAAACACTACGACACTGATAAAAATATTTTATATAAATCATTATCTAATTTTACTGGAGAAACATATAGTATTATAAGGATTATTTATCTACCAGTTGTAATTATTAAATATTTTACAGAAACGTTAAAGAACAAACCGAACATCCTTATCTCTTTTCTTGAACTGTCTAATTTTATAAATATTTTTGTAGGGAAAGTGTTATTAAATAAGAAAGTGATAGTATCAATACATACAAATCCTTTAATAATGTACCCTAAGAATACAATTTATGGAAAAATTCATAATTTTCTAATAAAACTCCTCTATCCAAAAGCAGATAGAATCATAGTAGTATCCAAAAAAATAAAAAATATTTTATCAAATTATTATTACATCCCAGAAGAAAAAATAGAGGTTATCTACAATCCTCATCATATCCAAAACTACCTAAAACTCTCAGAGGAACCGATAGAAGAAAAATACAGTGAAATTTTTAAAAACTCCTTCGTATTTATCAACATAGGGAGACTAACAGAGGCTAAAGGACAGTGGTTCCTAATCAGGGCATTTAAAAAAGTTGTTGAAAAACATCCAAATGCTAAATTAATAATCCTCGGAGAAGGAGAGTTAAGAGAAAAATTAGAAGATCTGATAAGAAAACTCGAATTGGAGAATAACGTCTTTCTCTTAGGAGTCCATAAGAACCCATTTAAGTTTTTAAGGAATTCCCAGTGTTTTGTTTTTCCATCGTTATGGGAGGGCTTACCTAACACCCTAATTGAAGCCCTAACCCTCAACCTTCCCATCATCTCCACAGACTGTGAAACTGGACCCAGGGAGATCCTCGCTCCAGAGTTAGATATAGAGGAGAAGATTAACTACCCCTACTTTGGAAAATATGAGATACTTATAAAACCCTTCCCTAGGAAGTATATCTTTAAAGATTTAGAGGAGAAACCTCTAATAGAGCAGGAGAGACAGTTGGCTGATTTGATGATCAGGATAATTGAGGATAAGGAGTTAAGAGAAAGGTACTCTAATGGTTTGGAGAGGGCGAGGGATTTTGATGTTGAGGAGGTTATTGGGAGATGGGAGGAAGTGATAAGATGA
- the pseI gene encoding pseudaminic acid synthase gives MKIPYIEINGRKIGPKYPVYIVAELSANHNQDFETAVKLIEAAKDAGADAVKVQTYTPDTITIDVGRPEFKIKGGTLWDGKTLYELYKEAYMPWDWHKELKKIANKLGLDFFSTPFDPTAVDFLEELGVPAYKIASPEIVDIPLIEKVAETGKPIIISTGMATLGEIEEAIQAVRRKGNNQIILLKCTSAYPAPYESMNLKTIPNMMETFGVPVGLSDHTLGIEIPIAAVALGASIVEKHFTLSRSIQTPDSAFSLEPQEFKTMVQAIRNVEKALGDVRYGTDKSEEEIKKFRRSLYIVEDVKKGELFTEKNVKSIRPGYGLPPKYLKDILGRKARYDIPKGTPLRWEFVD, from the coding sequence ATGAAAATACCTTATATAGAAATAAATGGTAGAAAAATAGGTCCTAAATATCCAGTATATATAGTAGCAGAACTTTCGGCAAATCATAACCAAGATTTTGAAACAGCAGTAAAACTCATAGAAGCAGCTAAAGATGCAGGTGCTGACGCTGTTAAAGTTCAGACATATACTCCAGATACAATAACCATAGATGTTGGTCGTCCCGAGTTTAAAATTAAAGGGGGAACTTTATGGGATGGAAAAACGTTATATGAGTTATACAAAGAAGCATACATGCCATGGGATTGGCATAAGGAATTAAAAAAAATTGCTAACAAACTAGGTCTTGATTTTTTTTCCACACCATTTGATCCTACAGCAGTTGATTTTCTTGAAGAATTGGGAGTTCCTGCATATAAGATAGCATCTCCCGAAATTGTTGATATTCCACTCATAGAAAAAGTTGCTGAAACTGGAAAACCGATAATAATCTCTACTGGAATGGCTACATTAGGAGAGATAGAAGAGGCTATTCAAGCTGTGAGGAGAAAAGGAAATAATCAAATAATTCTATTAAAATGCACAAGTGCATACCCAGCACCATATGAAAGTATGAATTTAAAGACAATACCTAATATGATGGAAACTTTTGGTGTTCCAGTGGGATTATCAGATCATACATTGGGAATAGAGATACCTATAGCAGCTGTAGCATTAGGGGCATCAATAGTTGAAAAACACTTTACATTATCTCGTTCAATTCAAACACCAGATTCAGCATTTTCATTAGAACCACAAGAATTCAAAACCATGGTTCAGGCGATTAGGAACGTTGAAAAGGCTTTGGGAGATGTTAGATATGGTACAGATAAGAGTGAAGAAGAGATAAAAAAATTTAGAAGATCTTTATATATAGTTGAAGATGTAAAGAAAGGAGAGCTGTTTACAGAAAAGAATGTAAAATCCATCCGACCAGGTTATGGATTGCCTCCCAAATATTTAAAAGACATTTTAGGTCGTAAAGCTAGATATGATATTCCTAAGGGAACACCCTTAAGGTGGGAATTTGTGGATTAG
- the pseH gene encoding UDP-4-amino-4,6-dideoxy-N-acetyl-beta-L-altrosamine N-acetyltransferase: MGYIRDNFEKFIYYKNSKFITINDNINYKYKFSELLTLNFDFGKLKFLNIINLNREELEIIRNWRNKDKIRKWMYTDHIITLEEHFNWVHRLRTNNDAVYFLVEYDNDPVGVVGLSNIGINDKSASIGIYIGNEKFKGKGFGKIMLYTLLKFSFDVLNLNRVQVEVFSDNIVAIRLYSKFFQKEGTLRKFKFKNGVFKDVIIMSTLKEEWLSKKDKWRDLYENTLYRNKW, from the coding sequence ATGGGGTATATTAGGGATAATTTTGAAAAATTTATATATTATAAAAACTCTAAATTTATAACTATAAATGATAATATTAACTATAAATATAAATTTAGTGAACTATTAACGTTGAATTTTGATTTTGGAAAATTAAAGTTTTTAAATATAATAAATTTAAATAGAGAAGAATTAGAAATTATACGAAACTGGAGAAATAAAGATAAAATTCGGAAATGGATGTATACCGATCACATAATAACTCTGGAAGAACATTTTAATTGGGTCCATAGACTTAGAACAAATAACGATGCTGTTTATTTTCTTGTTGAATACGATAATGATCCAGTTGGAGTAGTTGGTTTGTCTAATATTGGCATAAATGATAAAAGTGCATCAATTGGAATTTATATTGGAAATGAAAAATTTAAAGGAAAAGGATTTGGTAAAATAATGCTATATACTTTATTAAAATTTTCTTTTGATGTATTAAACTTAAATAGAGTCCAAGTTGAGGTATTTAGTGATAATATTGTAGCAATTCGTTTATACAGTAAGTTCTTTCAGAAAGAAGGAACTTTAAGGAAATTTAAGTTTAAAAACGGTGTTTTTAAGGATGTGATTATAATGAGTACATTAAAAGAAGAGTGGTTATCAAAAAAAGATAAATGGAGGGATCTTTATGAAAATACCTTATATAGAAATAAATGGTAG
- a CDS encoding PseG/SpsG family protein, giving the protein MISKNKVIILTEGGSEIGLGHITRCLALYEAFKEYDLEPVLIVNGDKKVDEFLKNRNIQYKIENWIKNAKLMKDSILIIDSYLAPGKVYSTLKKNNNIVIVIDDYNRLQYNADIIVSPTIYGEFLNYKKHSNMLYLLGSKYIILRKEFWNIPSKKIDKDLKNIMITFGGEDVRNLTPKMLGLLKDMPYNFHVVIGRAFKDMTYISKYKGSNISFYFDLDTKDMLNLMLLSDVAISSCGLTLYELARVGVPTIGIVVAENQRLNAQYFQKFGFLVYAGEYKNNNLERNILESLEILNDYHERKLRSEIGKKLIDGLGAKRIVAEVVKYENSISRR; this is encoded by the coding sequence ATGATAAGTAAAAATAAAGTTATAATTTTAACAGAAGGAGGGTCTGAAATAGGTTTGGGACATATCACAAGATGTTTGGCGTTGTATGAGGCATTTAAAGAGTATGATCTAGAACCTGTTCTTATAGTTAATGGAGATAAAAAAGTGGATGAATTCCTGAAAAATCGAAATATCCAGTATAAAATTGAAAATTGGATTAAAAATGCAAAGTTAATGAAAGATTCGATTTTAATAATCGACTCGTATTTAGCTCCGGGGAAAGTATATTCAACTTTAAAAAAAAATAATAATATAGTAATAGTAATTGATGATTATAATAGATTACAGTATAATGCAGATATAATAGTATCTCCAACGATCTATGGTGAATTCTTAAATTATAAAAAACATTCAAATATGCTTTATCTCTTAGGTTCTAAATATATTATACTTAGGAAAGAGTTTTGGAATATTCCATCTAAAAAAATAGATAAAGATCTTAAAAACATCATGATAACCTTTGGTGGCGAAGATGTAAGAAATTTAACTCCGAAAATGTTAGGACTCCTAAAAGATATGCCATACAATTTTCATGTTGTAATAGGTAGGGCTTTTAAAGATATGACTTACATATCAAAATATAAAGGATCAAACATAAGCTTCTATTTTGATTTAGACACTAAGGATATGTTGAACTTAATGTTATTAAGTGATGTTGCAATTTCAAGTTGTGGTCTGACGTTATATGAATTAGCAAGAGTAGGTGTTCCAACAATAGGAATAGTAGTCGCTGAAAATCAAAGGTTAAATGCACAATATTTTCAAAAATTTGGATTTTTAGTGTACGCTGGAGAATATAAAAATAATAATTTAGAAAGAAATATTCTTGAAAGTTTAGAAATTTTAAATGATTATCATGAAAGAAAACTTCGTAGTGAAATCGGTAAAAAACTTATTGATGGATTAGGTGCAAAGAGAATTGTCGCAGAGGTTGTAAAGTATGAAAATAGCATTAGTAGGAGATAG
- a CDS encoding cytidylyltransferase domain-containing protein, which produces MIGIIIQARTSSTRLPMKVLLPLPYNSKTTVLEQVIKRCKVSKLADEVIVATTTKPEDERIVDIATKMNVGIFRGSEKDVLSRYYHTAKEFSVDVIVRITSDCPCIDPNVIDMVIKKYIDNNVDYVSNTLENTFPRGQDVEVFSFECLKEAYFNATRTFEREHVTPYIYKNPNSRYRLMNIRAPSHLTDPTIRITLDTEEDYALLCSVYDYLYTKNELFGLEDIIRLFKEKPWLKLINKKIQQKKIYISEKEEVIDAIKILELQDLKTAANILRKYLNQGE; this is translated from the coding sequence TTGATTGGAATTATAATTCAGGCTAGAACTAGTTCAACTCGCCTACCGATGAAAGTACTACTTCCTCTTCCATACAACAGTAAAACAACAGTTTTGGAACAAGTTATTAAAAGATGTAAAGTCTCAAAACTTGCAGATGAGGTTATTGTGGCAACTACAACAAAACCAGAAGATGAGAGAATTGTAGATATTGCAACAAAAATGAATGTAGGAATTTTTAGAGGTAGTGAAAAAGATGTACTTTCCCGTTATTACCATACCGCAAAAGAATTTTCAGTTGATGTTATTGTTCGTATAACAAGTGATTGTCCATGTATAGATCCAAATGTAATTGATATGGTTATTAAAAAATATATCGATAATAATGTAGATTATGTTTCAAATACTTTGGAAAATACTTTCCCTAGAGGGCAGGACGTAGAAGTTTTTAGTTTTGAATGCCTTAAGGAAGCGTACTTTAATGCAACAAGAACATTTGAACGGGAACATGTTACTCCTTATATATATAAGAATCCAAATTCTAGATACAGACTCATGAATATCAGGGCTCCATCTCACTTGACAGATCCTACAATAAGAATAACCTTAGATACTGAGGAAGATTATGCTCTGTTATGTTCAGTTTATGACTATCTATATACTAAAAATGAATTATTTGGTTTAGAGGATATCATAAGACTCTTCAAGGAAAAACCCTGGCTTAAACTGATAAATAAAAAGATTCAACAGAAGAAAATCTATATTTCAGAGAAAGAGGAGGTAATAGATGCCATAAAAATATTGGAACTTCAGGATTTAAAAACTGCTGCTAATATTTTACGAAAATATCTGAATCAGGGTGAATAA
- the pseC gene encoding UDP-4-amino-4,6-dideoxy-N-acetyl-beta-L-altrosamine transaminase has translation MWKLNRSLPYSRQLIEEDDINEVVKVLKSDFITQGPMIEKFEKALSKFVGAKYCVVFSSGTAALHAAYFAAGLSHGDEFITTPNTFAATSNAGLYLGAKPIFVDIESDTGNIDPNLIEQKITSKTKLISTVDYSGHPVDIDVIRDIARDHDLIFIEDAAHALGAKYKGKNIGALADMTIFSFHPVKIITTGEGGAVCTNREEFYEKLLMFRQHGITKDKRKFLNSSEGDWYYEMHELGYNYRITDIQCALGLSQLRKIERFLKERREIAKKYKNDFADVELFDLPIEKEYAKSSWHIFPIKLKDYSKKVNIFGELREKGIIVQVHYIPVYWHPYYQKLGYSKGLCPKAEEFYRRELSIPIFPGLSEEEINYIENTLFEVINKYSKS, from the coding sequence ATGTGGAAGTTGAATAGATCTCTTCCCTATAGTAGACAACTGATAGAGGAAGATGATATTAACGAAGTTGTTAAAGTCCTTAAATCTGACTTTATAACCCAGGGACCCATGATTGAAAAATTTGAAAAAGCATTATCTAAATTTGTGGGGGCAAAATACTGCGTTGTTTTTTCATCTGGAACAGCAGCTTTACATGCAGCATACTTTGCTGCTGGATTATCTCATGGTGATGAATTTATAACAACTCCTAACACATTTGCTGCAACATCGAATGCAGGATTATATCTTGGAGCAAAACCGATCTTTGTCGATATTGAAAGTGACACTGGAAATATAGATCCGAATTTAATTGAACAGAAAATTACATCAAAAACAAAGTTAATATCTACAGTGGATTACAGTGGACATCCAGTTGATATTGATGTTATAAGAGATATCGCTAGAGACCATGATCTGATCTTTATTGAAGATGCTGCCCACGCCCTTGGTGCAAAATATAAAGGAAAAAATATTGGAGCGTTAGCGGATATGACAATATTCAGTTTTCATCCCGTGAAGATTATAACTACAGGGGAAGGAGGTGCTGTATGTACAAATAGAGAAGAATTTTATGAAAAACTTCTCATGTTTCGACAGCATGGGATAACAAAAGATAAAAGAAAGTTTTTAAATTCCTCTGAGGGAGATTGGTATTATGAAATGCATGAGCTTGGATATAACTACAGAATTACTGATATTCAATGTGCATTGGGGTTATCTCAACTTAGAAAGATCGAGAGATTTCTTAAAGAAAGAAGAGAAATAGCTAAAAAATATAAGAATGACTTCGCAGATGTAGAACTATTCGATCTACCCATTGAGAAGGAATACGCAAAATCAAGTTGGCATATTTTTCCAATTAAATTAAAAGATTATTCAAAAAAAGTAAATATTTTCGGGGAGTTAAGAGAAAAAGGAATAATTGTCCAAGTCCATTATATTCCTGTATATTGGCATCCTTACTATCAAAAACTAGGATACTCCAAAGGACTTTGTCCTAAAGCGGAGGAGTTCTACAGAAGGGAGTTAAGTATTCCAATATTTCCTGGACTTTCTGAAGAGGAAATTAATTACATTGAAAATACTCTTTTTGAAGTAATAAATAAATACTCTAAATCTTAA
- the pseB gene encoding UDP-N-acetylglucosamine 4,6-dehydratase (inverting) — MSGFLDSKVILITGGTGSFGKKFTERIFQKFEPEKVIIFSRDEYKQYLMRKKFPPEKYPIRYFIGDVRDRDRIYRAFDGVDYVVHAAALKQVPVAEYNPFEAVKTNIIGAQNIIDAAIDMGVKKVVGLSTDKAVNPINLYGATKLVLEKIFIAGNSYVGKKDTTFSVVRYGNVVGSRGSVIPLFLELIKRGEKKLPITDIRMTRFWLTLDEAVDLVLFALKESVGGEVFVPKVPSMRIVDLAKAICPNCEFEIIGIRPGEKLHETLISEDEARNTVIFEDLENNRTIYIILPQFEFETKDLNRWKGLPKVPEGFVYRSDKNDRWLTVEELKEMIKYVEVE, encoded by the coding sequence ATGTCAGGATTTTTAGATAGTAAGGTAATTCTAATAACAGGAGGAACAGGATCTTTTGGAAAAAAGTTTACTGAAAGAATTTTTCAGAAATTTGAACCAGAAAAAGTGATAATCTTTAGCAGGGATGAATATAAACAATATTTAATGAGAAAAAAATTTCCACCTGAAAAATATCCAATTAGGTATTTTATTGGAGATGTTAGAGATAGGGATAGAATTTATAGGGCATTTGATGGAGTTGATTATGTAGTTCATGCAGCAGCCCTTAAACAGGTTCCAGTGGCAGAATATAACCCATTTGAAGCTGTAAAAACAAATATTATAGGAGCACAAAATATTATAGACGCTGCAATTGATATGGGAGTTAAAAAAGTTGTAGGACTCTCTACAGACAAGGCAGTAAATCCAATAAATTTATATGGGGCTACAAAGTTGGTACTTGAGAAAATATTTATAGCTGGAAATTCATACGTAGGTAAAAAAGATACTACTTTCTCTGTGGTAAGGTATGGAAACGTAGTTGGAAGTAGGGGAAGCGTAATACCTCTATTTTTGGAGTTAATTAAAAGAGGTGAAAAGAAGTTACCGATAACTGATATTAGAATGACAAGATTTTGGCTTACATTAGATGAGGCTGTTGACCTTGTATTATTTGCTTTAAAGGAGTCTGTAGGTGGAGAAGTCTTTGTTCCTAAGGTTCCCAGTATGAGAATTGTTGACTTAGCAAAAGCTATTTGTCCAAACTGTGAATTTGAAATAATTGGAATACGTCCCGGAGAAAAACTTCATGAAACTCTTATAAGTGAGGATGAAGCTAGAAACACTGTAATATTTGAAGATCTGGAAAATAACAGAACAATCTATATAATCCTTCCACAGTTCGAATTTGAAACGAAGGATTTAAACAGATGGAAAGGATTACCAAAGGTTCCAGAAGGTTTTGTATATCGAAGTGATAAAAATGATCGGTGGTTAACAGTTGAAGAGTTAAAGGAGATGATAAAATATGTGGAAGTTGAATAG
- a CDS encoding WbqC family protein: MRVVILQPMYLPWIGYFGLIDIADVFVFYDDVQFVGSSWQQRNRIKISNGNWIWLTVPVMKKFGQKINEVKINNNKNWAKKHWKSIFYAYTRAPYFKDYSDVFEKFYKRRWEYIVDLNVTIIKEICKLLGLDSTKFIFSSQLNVEGKKTDRLINILNKIGADEYISGPGAKAYIEPEKFKKAGIKLYWFEFNHPVYPQLYGEFIPYLSIIDLLFNMGDRSLEVIREGEKNALKRDPRT; this comes from the coding sequence ATGAGAGTAGTTATATTACAGCCGATGTATTTACCATGGATAGGATACTTTGGACTAATAGATATAGCAGATGTTTTTGTTTTTTATGATGATGTTCAATTTGTAGGGAGTTCATGGCAACAAAGAAATAGAATAAAAATATCAAATGGTAATTGGATCTGGCTGACAGTCCCTGTCATGAAAAAATTTGGACAAAAGATAAATGAAGTAAAAATAAATAACAATAAGAATTGGGCTAAAAAACATTGGAAATCCATATTTTATGCCTATACTAGAGCACCTTACTTTAAAGACTATTCTGATGTTTTTGAAAAATTCTATAAAAGAAGATGGGAATACATAGTGGATTTGAATGTTACAATAATTAAAGAAATATGTAAATTACTTGGACTTGATTCTACAAAATTTATATTCTCATCTCAATTAAATGTAGAAGGTAAAAAAACAGATCGATTGATAAATATATTAAACAAAATAGGTGCCGATGAATACATCTCTGGTCCTGGAGCCAAGGCATACATAGAACCTGAAAAGTTCAAAAAGGCTGGAATTAAATTATATTGGTTTGAATTTAACCATCCTGTTTATCCACAATTGTATGGGGAATTTATTCCCTATCTTTCAATTATTGACCTACTATTTAATATGGGAGATAGATCTTTGGAAGTAATAAGAGAAGGTGAGAAAAATGCACTTAAAAGAGATCCGAGAACTTAA
- a CDS encoding class I SAM-dependent methyltransferase: METTKVSLNKKLRDHINRLKKEYENHLMLHDPNSPEAVHWRGKEKTWLRFKILTEIDDLNGKRVLDFGCGNALLFDYLKEQEINCEYHGWDISEKMIKIAKKRHSDGKFKVIDIMKENIDKNYYNYFDYVLISGVFNLKLDTDKEIHETWIKTTLTKLWELCRKGIAVNFMTEYVDWEDKDLYYSPIGNTISFCVKNLSRWFVIRHDYQLYEYTIYIYRDPRVCL, from the coding sequence ATGGAAACTACTAAAGTCTCTCTAAATAAAAAACTAAGAGATCATATTAATAGATTAAAAAAAGAATACGAGAATCATTTAATGTTGCATGATCCTAATTCTCCAGAAGCAGTTCACTGGAGAGGAAAGGAGAAAACATGGTTAAGATTTAAAATTTTGACAGAAATTGACGATCTAAATGGTAAAAGAGTATTAGATTTTGGTTGTGGTAACGCTCTTCTCTTCGATTACTTAAAGGAACAGGAAATTAACTGCGAATATCATGGATGGGATATCTCAGAAAAAATGATAAAAATTGCTAAAAAGAGACATTCTGATGGGAAATTTAAGGTTATTGATATTATGAAAGAAAATATTGATAAAAATTATTATAATTATTTCGATTATGTTCTTATTAGTGGAGTCTTTAATCTCAAACTTGATACTGACAAAGAGATACATGAAACTTGGATAAAAACAACGTTAACAAAACTTTGGGAACTCTGTAGAAAAGGTATTGCTGTCAATTTTATGACGGAATATGTGGATTGGGAAGATAAAGATCTATATTATTCTCCAATTGGAAATACTATATCATTTTGTGTTAAAAATTTGAGTAGATGGTTTGTAATAAGACATGACTATCAATTATATGAATACACTATATATATTTATAGAGATCCAAGGGTGTGTTTATGA
- a CDS encoding oligosaccharide flippase family protein, with the protein MIEKLKERVYLLAKRYSTKVGLDLPYFIKGGFWLGVSRIFLIIKGFLLSVMLANMLSKESFGEYNFVMTILILAGIFALPGMGVAVVQAVTKGYEGTYFKALREVFKYSWIGSLFLLVVSVYEYYIGNFDLSIIFVIISSLFPFYSISGYYSYFFNGKKRFDILAKITSLFAVLSTLFVIIFLLITRSVFWIVLITVLSQILICGYFSIFYVKNFIERNKVDLSSIKFGKNISKSMVLSGISANFDSLIIAHFLNFSDLAIFRVIMTLPSQFELLVNTFSPLILPKMASSNLSKRDVLIHFKKFLLMIIGLICVYIVVAPIVYYIFYPKYFEYTWLSLLYSLTFINFLYLLPYNYLIKEKKRELINKFNTFSALLLIMLSFIGVFYYGLFGAVMARVIYSIVVILFITLLFLRA; encoded by the coding sequence ATGATAGAGAAGTTGAAGGAGAGGGTGTATTTGTTGGCAAAGAGATACTCCACGAAGGTAGGGTTGGATCTGCCCTACTTTATAAAGGGGGGATTTTGGTTAGGGGTTAGTAGAATTTTTTTAATTATAAAGGGTTTTTTATTAAGTGTAATGTTGGCAAATATGTTATCTAAAGAATCCTTTGGAGAGTATAACTTTGTAATGACTATTTTAATCCTTGCAGGTATCTTCGCCCTACCTGGGATGGGAGTTGCAGTAGTGCAGGCTGTTACAAAGGGATATGAGGGTACTTACTTTAAGGCACTTAGGGAGGTTTTTAAATACAGTTGGATAGGTAGTTTGTTCCTTTTAGTAGTATCGGTTTATGAATACTACATAGGTAATTTTGATCTGTCTATTATTTTTGTAATTATTTCTTCTCTTTTTCCTTTTTATTCAATATCAGGATATTACAGTTATTTTTTTAACGGGAAAAAGAGATTTGATATACTGGCGAAAATAACCTCTCTTTTTGCAGTTTTATCCACCTTATTTGTAATTATTTTTCTTCTTATTACAAGATCTGTATTTTGGATAGTGTTGATAACGGTGTTATCTCAGATCTTAATTTGTGGATACTTTAGTATATTCTATGTAAAAAATTTTATTGAACGTAATAAGGTAGATCTTTCAAGTATAAAATTTGGAAAAAATATAAGTAAATCGATGGTTCTATCGGGAATATCTGCTAATTTTGATAGTTTAATTATAGCACATTTTTTAAATTTCTCTGATTTAGCGATATTTAGGGTTATTATGACATTACCTAGTCAATTTGAGTTGTTAGTTAATACCTTTAGTCCTCTGATACTACCAAAGATGGCGTCATCTAACCTAAGTAAAAGGGATGTGTTGATACATTTTAAAAAATTTTTACTTATGATAATAGGACTTATATGTGTCTATATAGTGGTTGCTCCAATAGTTTATTATATATTCTATCCGAAGTACTTCGAATATACCTGGCTCAGTTTGTTGTACAGTTTAACATTTATAAATTTTCTGTATCTGCTACCTTACAATTATCTAATAAAGGAAAAGAAGAGGGAGTTAATAAATAAGTTTAATACTTTCTCTGCATTATTACTTATAATGTTGAGTTTTATAGGGGTGTTTTATTACGGGTTGTTTGGGGCAGTTATGGCAAGGGTTATATATAGTATTGTTGTGATATTGTTTATTACTCTGTTGTTTTTAAGGGCTTAA